AGTGTTCTTACCCACCGTCCTAGTAGGACAGGTGTCGGGCACCTTACAGTCTGCAAGCGCAGATCGTTGCCCGGATGCTGCGATCGGACCCACGATCGCAGGGGCCGCGCTCGGCCGGACGGGACGCGCCGTAGAGCAGCGACACATGGCCGACAGCACGTGATGCCAACCGCAGTGTCCGGCGGTGCCGCGGCGGCCCCGTCGGGAGGTGCCATCTTCGGCGCTTTCGCCGGCGACGCCGCTCTCGTTCTCGGCCTGCCAGGGGCAATCGGTCGTGTCGCCCTGCCAACACAGTCCGCGCGTACCTTGAGCGAACCGTGCTGCGGGATGCAGATGGCACGCGACCATTGACCGCGGTCCTGGCGTGCGCCATGATCTCTCCCAACTTGATACTGATGGCCGTCGCTGTGCATGCATTGGTGATGCGAGGTGGCGGTCGCGCGTCGGCGTCTCACGGGGGAGATCGTTGCCGAATGACCATGTCCAGGATCAGGGCTGCCACCACATCGGGATTCCCGGCGCAGGCGGCCGAGGGCGACAATCCGAATGATCGGCAACTGACCGTCGGTCGTCGCCGCCTGCTCACCGGCGGGTCCATCGTCGCCGCGTCGCTGGTAGGCCAGGGCTTCCTCGGCAGCTCCGCACTGGGGGCGGCGGGCACCGAGCTGTCCGTCGGAAAGGTGGAGATCACTCCGGCGGCGGGCACGTACCTGGCCGGTTACGGCGTCGATGTGCCCCGCAAGGCGACCGGGACCGCCGCCCCGCTGTTCGCGCGGTGCACAATCCTGTGGCACGCGGGCGTGCCCCACGTCATCGTCACCGCCGATGTTCTCGGCTTCGCACGCGGCCTGCACCGGTCGATCCGCAGCCAGGTCGTCGCTCTCGGGCTGGCGTCGGAGAACTTCGCCCTGACGGCCACGCACACACACAACGGCCCGGTGCTCCCCGACAAACTGGACCCGTTCATCTCGTACGCGATGAATTCCACACTGCAGGCGCAGGTGCGTGCCTACGGCGACCAGTTGGCCACGAAGATCGTGCAGCTGGTCCGGGACACACTTGAGGGCCCACGAACGGCATGCACCCTCGACTACCAGGTCGTCGACCAGCACTTCTCGTACAACCGGGAAAGTCTGCCGTACGTCGAGTCGGACGTGCCCGTCCTGACGGCTCGTACGCCGGGTGGTGAGCCGCTGGCCGTGCTGTTCAGCTACGGGTGCCACCCGGTGGTGGCGGGGTCGCAGACCATGTTCGACCCGGACTACCCGGGGGACGCGGTCACCCGGATCGAGCAGGCCACCGGCGCCTTCGCCCAGTTCCTCCTCGGACCAGCCGGTGACCAGAACCCTGCCGGCGCGCGGGGTTGGGCCCAGCGGAGCCTGCGCGGCGCCGAGCTCGCGCAGGCCGTCACTACGGCGTTGCTGCGGCCGGGTCGACGGGTCGCCGGCCCGACGGCGACCCACTACCGGGAGGTGAGCCTGCCGCTGGATGTGACGCTGACCGCGGGTAATCTTCGGGACGTGTCCGCGGCCTACGCCGTGCGGTCGAACAATCTCTCCCTGCCGGGTTACTACCGGCGGCACGCGCGGCAGATGATCGCGCAGATCGACGCCGGGACGTTCGCGACGTCGATTCCGGTGCCCCTGCAGTCCTGGAGGTTCGCCGGCAGCCCGGACCTTCGGCTGCTGCTGACCGGCGGCGAGATTGTGTCCGGATACGCCGTCTACTTCCGGGCCCGATACGGCACGTCGAGCCAGCTGCTGTTCGCCGGCTACGCGAACGAGGTTCCCGCGTACCTGCCCAGCGACGAACTGCTGCGCAGGCCCGCGACGTACGCCGGCGGGATCGACACCGACTTCCCGGGCATCGCCGGCGGCTCGATGACCGTCTACGGCTGGTTGGGACACCTCAAAGGAAAACCAACCGCCACCTCTCCCGACGGGGCAGAACAGATCCTGATCAACGCGATCACCGCGGCACTGGCGGCGTAGCAGACACGTTTGCCGACTGACCCGCTGACAGCCGCACCGCATCGCGTCATTGCCAGCTGGCACCCGTTGGTCGAAGGGACAGCTGGAACAAAGGATTCTCCGCATCTCCTGGGCGGAGGGCGGGGCCGCCTTGGCCCTGAAACCGATCACCACGTCGTTCCATCATCTGGAGGTTCGCTTGTTACGACGACTCATCGCTTCGTCCATTGCGGTCGTGGCACTACTCCTGGCCTCGACGGCGTCACCGGCGGTCGCGGCCGGCTACATGTTCAAGCCGGGACACCCCATGTTCCTCGGATTCCCGAACAACCCAGGCGATTACTGCACCGGCGGCTACGCCGTTCGAGGCACGTCCGGCATGTTCATCGTGACCGCCGGGCACTGTTTCGGCACTTCCGGTCTGCCGTCGCCGGCTGAGCGTGTCGTCTACGGCACGGACGCCCGCTTCGGATACGCGATACGGAACGACAACGTCGGCGACTACCGCGACAACAGCTTCGATGGGGCATTGGTCAAGCTCGACGCGGGAAACGACGCCCAGCAGATCGTTGTCGACCCGCTGACAGGCAGGTCACCGGGCAACGGACGGGTGATGGGCTACTACAGCAATAGCGCCTTTACCCCGGGCTTCGTCATCGGAAAAATGGGCCGGAGAACTGGTTGGACCGAAGGCTCCGTGACGAACTGGCAGGAGGTCGGTTACGACGAGAACGGCGACGACATTGCCGACACGTTTGACTATCTGCTGTGCTCGACCGTCCCCGCGGCTCGCGGTGACAGCGGGGGACCGGTCTGGCGGATGGACGCCAACGGCGTCATGGCGATCGGAATCGTGGTCGCTGTACTGAACGAAACTGGAAGGATGTGTTTCAATCCCATCCAGAACGTTCTCAATCGGTTCGGAGCCTGGCTGCCGGTGTTTGCTGCAAAGGGCGCCAGTGCCTCGGCGTCGACCGCTCAGCCTCTTATTGTGACCGAACGCTCCGGGCCGGCGGTTCCGATCAACCTCACGCCGGTATTGGCCACGCGCCTCTAGCCCGGGACTTCCGAAAGTTCGACCCTCGTTCGTGCGAGCGACCCTCGGCCGGCATCGCCGAAAGCTGGCAGCTTGCTGTAACCCCCCGGTCGGCGCGGATTCCGTCAGCGACCATGTCGACCGACGCCGTCCCCTAGCGCCCGGTGACCTCTTCGGCGGACCCGAAGAGGTCACCGGCACAGATGGAGGGCAGTGGCGCACCCAGGCGCTGTCGACCCGAGCTGCTCGCCAGCGCGATGACTTCCAGCGTCGACTCGTGGCCTGGGCGCGGGTCGGCCTCGTCGAACAAGCCGATGGTGAGGAACCGACGATCATGGAGTAGTGGTCGATGCCGTCCTACCGACACGATCCCTTTGCCCGCGGTAGGCGGGTCGCGACGGGTAGGCGCACATCGTTCTCTTGGTGACCGGACGTCCCGACGGTGGGGAGTGGGCGCGGTGGGACCCGCTGTCCTGGCGGCGTGCCCCCATTTACCCCCCGAAAACTCCCGCCTGAAATTGACAACTAGTGACAACAAGCGATCATCGCTGGATGGTCTCGGCGCAGCTCAGGCCCTATTTTGACAGTCAATGACAAGGTCGGGGGTGGCTACGTTCGGTAACAAGGGGTTTTGACAAGCAATGACAAGTCCTGAACGAGGCTCGACAAGAGGTTCTTCTGGGTTCAAATCCTCTCGTTCCCATGTGGCCGCCGTCGTCCGTGCGCTTGAGATCGATGACCATGAGATGACCGGCCTTGTCTACGGCGAGCAGGTCGACCCGGCGCGGGGAGTCCTCCCAGTTGCCGAACTCCTTGGCCACGACCAGAGGATCGGGAGTGAGCACGGCGATGTCGTTCCCGGAGGAGTCGTTGCAGGTCCTTGCGCTCGTAGAGCCCGAGGGTGGCGAACCGGGCCGCGTCGTGGCCGCCGCAGGTGTGCGTCGTTGATCTCGCGCAGTGGCATGCCACCTCCTCGCCGCTTCGCCTCACCGAGAATGGTGCACCGCTAGGGAGTGATGAGCGGGGCCAGGCCACCGGCTTCGGCTATCGCCTTTCGAAGGCGGGTCTGAGCATCGATGAACCAGGTTATGTACTCGGGCCAGTCGTCTCCGTTGCCGATGTCACCCTTGCGGTACTCCGCGATGCGGCAACCCTTCCTGGCCTGTAGTGGTTCGTACGACAGGGTGTTTCCGAAGGTCGGCTCCAGCTTGGCGCGGGCGGCGGCGAAATGCGCGTCGTTGACCGCGGGGTCGGGGTCCTGAAAGTAAATTTCGCTCGACAGGCCCGATCGGCCGAACGTGCACGTGTACGGCATGCCGTTCATACCGGCGGGCAGGGACTGCCAGTTCTGCGGCGAGCCCTTGGTCGACGTCGTCCACCCGAGCTTGCGGTCATGGACCGTCTCCAGGAATCTCGTCCAGAACTCCTGGTAGGCCAATGCTCGGTCGCTTGCCGCGGTGTCGCCCTTGGCGATCGCCTTGACCTTCTTGCCCCAGTCGTTCGGCTGCACGACCAGGCGCATGAGGGGCGCCGGCGCCGACTCGCCGATGCGTACCGCACTGATCTCAATGCCGAAGAACCGCGTGTTCTTGTCCGTACGGGTGTTGAGCCAGTCCAACGCGGCCCGATGCTCGTCGCGAAACTCGGTCGCGATCCACACCACGTTGACCGGATCCGTCCCACCGGCGTAGGTCAGCAACTGACCCAGGTGGCCGTGGTCTGTCCTCGTCAGCTGGTTTTCGATGATTACTGTCTCGTTCGTCGCCTCATCGACGCCGATCAGGTCCAACGAGAATCCGCCCACCGGGTGGTTCCGCTGACGACAGCGCCAAGTCCATGCCGAGCAGCTCGCCGAGCACGTCCGCGTTCGCCAGCAACCACGGCGTGAAGGTGTGCGCCTCGTGCTTCCAGACTTGCCGCGCGTCGAGTAGTTCGAGCTTGCCGAGCGTGGGCAGTCCTTCGCCGGCATCCACAGAGGTCATATCGCCGACCGTATCGGTCTGAGGCGGGGCCTGACGCCCATGACCACATATTGGTGCTGGCGTCGCAGGTCAACCGTCACGAGGCCGCTGAAGCCCCTCGGTCCGGCATCCAGGCGAGGATGTCCAGCAGGCGTACGTCCGACAGGCGATCCGCTGCCTCGGCGACCAGTGGATCGTCGTGGTCGCGTGCGGCGCCCCGCAACAACGCGAGGCCCTCGGTGGCCCGCAGCAGATCCGTGCGGTATGCCGCCCAGTAGGCCCGCCGCGGTGGTGCGTGCCGGCTGCCTGCCTGCTGCAGTTCACGTGCCGCGACCTCGGCGGCCCGCCGGTACCGCCGCAGCAGCGCGCTGTCGAGGATGAGGAACAGGCCAGGCCGCACCAGGTGTAAGGCCTTGCTCACCTTCGCGTGCCCGAGCCCTTGCGGACGATCCTGGAAAAAGTGCTGGTACAACCGGCGCGCACAGTCGTAGTGGCCGTCGTCGAGCATTGGGTCGGCGTCGCGGAGGTGGGCGTCGAGCGGGACATCGTCCCAGGGCGCGGTTTCGCTCAACCGGAGCAGGTGGCGCTCCTGCTCTCGACTAATTCTGCTGCCCATGTACGGTGCGCGAGTTACCTTGATGAGCTTCGGCGTCAGCACGGGGTGCGTGCCGGCCAGCCAGTCGTAGGCGCGGACCGTGCGGGCATGCCCCTTGCAGTAGTCGACGAAGACACCAAGCGGGTCGTTCACAGGTCGACCGGCGACCTCGATCGGGGCCA
This portion of the Micromonospora zamorensis genome encodes:
- a CDS encoding DUF4268 domain-containing protein codes for the protein MDLIGVDEATNETVIIENQLTRTDHGHLGQLLTYAGGTDPVNVVWIATEFRDEHRAALDWLNTRTDKNTRFFGIEISAVRIGESAPAPLMRLVVQPNDWGKKVKAIAKGDTAASDRALAYQEFWTRFLETVHDRKLGWTTSTKGSPQNWQSLPAGMNGMPYTCTFGRSGLSSEIYFQDPDPAVNDAHFAAARAKLEPTFGNTLSYEPLQARKGCRIAEYRKGDIGNGDDWPEYITWFIDAQTRLRKAIAEAGGLAPLITP
- a CDS encoding DUF6308 family protein codes for the protein MAPIEVAGRPVNDPLGVFVDYCKGHARTVRAYDWLAGTHPVLTPKLIKVTRAPYMGSRISREQERHLLRLSETAPWDDVPLDAHLRDADPMLDDGHYDCARRLYQHFFQDRPQGLGHAKVSKALHLVRPGLFLILDSALLRRYRRAAEVAARELQQAGSRHAPPRRAYWAAYRTDLLRATEGLALLRGAARDHDDPLVAEAADRLSDVRLLDILAWMPDRGASAAS
- a CDS encoding trypsin-like peptidase domain-containing protein, coding for MALKPITTSFHHLEVRLLRRLIASSIAVVALLLASTASPAVAAGYMFKPGHPMFLGFPNNPGDYCTGGYAVRGTSGMFIVTAGHCFGTSGLPSPAERVVYGTDARFGYAIRNDNVGDYRDNSFDGALVKLDAGNDAQQIVVDPLTGRSPGNGRVMGYYSNSAFTPGFVIGKMGRRTGWTEGSVTNWQEVGYDENGDDIADTFDYLLCSTVPAARGDSGGPVWRMDANGVMAIGIVVAVLNETGRMCFNPIQNVLNRFGAWLPVFAAKGASASASTAQPLIVTERSGPAVPINLTPVLATRL
- a CDS encoding integrase core domain-containing protein, producing the protein MHSDGHQYQVGRDHGARQDRGQWSRAICIPQHGSLKVRADCVGRATRPIAPGRPRTRAASPAKAPKMAPPDGAAAAPPDTAVGITCCRPCVAALRRVPSGRARPLRSWVRSQHPGNDLRLQTVRCPTPVLLGRWVRTLGSELTDRMLIFGQRHLRHVLAEYVKHYNHRRPHRVLDLSPPRPPAAVIDLDQQRRIRRRPILGGLINEYERAA